TTATTCAGGTTCGATAAGATACTCACAACAGAGCTCCGGATTGGATGTATCCAGCTGACTTTTAAATGTCAGTAAAACATCTATATTGAGGAACATATGTATACGCTTCTCATATTCATTGTTGACCAATACTCGATCCTTTTTTCGAATCACTTTGAAACTTTCGGCTTCTGGACCCCGGACATTATTAACCATCATGAAATTATCTAGCTTTCGATAGATGTCACGTTTGTCCATACTGCCAAGGTTTTCCTCCTGCTCCGCGAGAGATTTCAAGGCAGCGTCAATCGAGATATTATCAAGATAATGTGGCCCCAAGCGAAAAAAACAGAGCAAGAAAAACCCTGCAACCATGAGGATAACCAACCACGTAATCGAGCCTAGTCCAGCTTGTGATTTAATCGATTTCATATCTT
The Teredinibacter franksiae DNA segment above includes these coding regions:
- a CDS encoding DUF4845 domain-containing protein → MKSIKSQAGLGSITWLVILMVAGFFLLCFFRLGPHYLDNISIDAALKSLAEQEENLGSMDKRDIYRKLDNFMMVNNVRGPEAESFKVIRKKDRVLVNNEYEKRIHMFLNIDVLLTFKSQLDTSNPELCCEYLIEPE